The nucleotide sequence GCGGCAGGAGGGCACCCAGAGAGTCCTGGCCCCAGAGGAcccccagggcaggggtgggggcatcCGGGCACTAAGCCCTGGAGCGGGGGCCACAGTAGCAGGGCTTGGTCAAGAGTGCTGGTGACAGCCGaggccagcccctctcccctgtacTTCCCCTCCTTCCTGCACCACCCCTGGGGGCAATTCCCTGAGACAGGCTCTGGTCCTCCCAACCAGCTGGGTACAGTGTTGGGCCCCAACGGGGCAGGTAAGTCGGGGGACCCACAGGTTGCAGGTGTGGGGGGGGTGCAGGCTCCCCCCCTCCAGTGTGAAGGCTTCCTGTGCAGTGTAGTGTTCCCGACCCCCAAAGGGGGTGGGGTCCCTGGGGGAAACCAAGGCAGCTACAGAGGCTCGCCCGGCTCCTGTTCCAGTGTATACTGTGGCTCCTGTAGGGCAGCTGGAGCGTGGGGGAGCGGCCCCGCCCACTCAGGGCCCTGCCTCTGGCGCCCACGGGGCCTGGGCACCTATGTCTTTGGTCTGTGCCCTGCAGTCCTGAGGGCCCCCCCGGAAGGGGTTGGCAGGTGGAGAGTCCCAGAAGGGGTCCGAGTCTGGGAACAAGGTCCAGGGTGCCCGGCGGGGCGCAGGCTGTGGCGAGGACAAAGGCGAAGGCCGTGGCCCGGCTGACACGAAGCTCCACGGGTCGATGCGGCTGCGAAGGGGTGAGGGTCGAGGTCGGCTGATGAGGCCCAGGGGCGGTGagcgtggggtgcctggggtgccAGGAGCAGAGCGTGATATCCCTGGCGGCGGCGAGACAGCACTTCCTAGGAAGGTTGAGGGAGGGGGCACGGGGTCAGGCAGCCACCAAATCCTGGGTGTCCACAGGAGGCACCGCCCACCTCTGGAGCTTTCCTATCTGCACAGCGAGCTGATTGACTCATAACTTCCATGGCCCTTTATACTCTGTGGTGCATCTATTTAATTACCCAGTGGTTAAGAGCAAGGCCTCTGGAGTAGACGGGCCTGGGCttggatcccagctctgccacttaactgGTGAGAGCCTTGGGTCcctcatctctctgtgccttaaACCTCATCTAAAAAATGGGTATAACAAGGGTATCTTGATCACAGGCCCGTCATGTAATTAAGGGAGACAATCTCTCCGCAGCTCAAGGAACAGCGCCTGGCACGAGTAAGCAACCAGTAGGCGTTTGCTGTCATTATCTCACCAGgattatttctattctttcacAACCTGCCTGgccatgcccccccaccccagccccctctcctgtCACTGGGTGGCTGAACTTAGAACTCAGTTCCTTCTGTGCGTCCCCAGTGCCCTGAGGGCCTGGTCTGGGATCCAGCAGATGGCTGTGGCCCCAGCCTTACTGCCCCACACGTCCCCAGCGGCCTCTCCTCCCCGCTGTCACCCACAGTAGGCCTGCTTCGGGCCACTCACCGCGCCTCTCCTCCTCGCGCCGggggctcttggctgacagctgGCCCACAGGGACTCCGAGTTCCAGCAGCAGGGGCGCAGGGGTGGGCGGGCCGGGGGCGTCCGGGCTCAGCGGGGAGGCGGGGGCGTCGGGCCTCTTCGGGGAGAAGCGGATGAGCTGGGAGGGGGGTGGCTCGGCGGCTGACGGTGTAGGCAGCAGCGCGCGGGGTATTGGCGAGGGCTCCCCACGCTCGCGGCCCGGGCCGCCCGGCGACGGCGACGGCGGCTGCAGGTCGCGGCCCAGGCCCAGGGAGGCGAGCAGGGCTGTGCCGCGCAGCAGCGCGCGCTGGATCAGCTTGGGCGTCCCGGAGCCGCTACCGCGCTCCGCGGGGCCTGGGCGCCGAGGCTCCTCGGGCTCCGGGCTCGGCCGCGGGGGGTTACCTGGCAGCGGGGGCGGGCACACGTTAGGCCGTCTTCCGGGCGGGGGCCACAGGGGGCCCTCAGCGGCCTAGAACAAGGACTGAGTTCTGCTCCCCACCAACGTCCTCCCTGACTCCTTTACTCCCCCACCCGGTTCCTCCCTGCCCACCGATCTCGCCCAtcgcgcgttctctctctctctctctctctctctctctctctctctctccctcctctctggctcTAGAATCTGCCATCGTTCTCCATTACCACTAAAATAAAGTCCAAGCTCCTTGACTGAGCTTTCAAAGCCTTCCTCTACTCCACCCTCCTCGGGCCAGGCCTGGAGTGGGACATGGGGCTGGGGGTCCAGAGGAGGAAATGCAAGGCTGGGGAAACTGAACTTTTACTACCAGGGCTTGGCTCAGGGTCCCTTTTCTCAGCCACAACCCTTACCCAGTCTCTCTGACTTATCTGCCCCTGCCCAGACCCCTGCCTTCTAAAATGCAAATGGCTAAACTCCCCATCCTTTCCAGGCCCTTCCTAAACTGTCTCTTGCCTCCTTTTCCAGCgtcacccactcattcattcaacaaacatctgctGGGGCTGAGCCGGGCCCACAGACCCAGAGGATGAAGACCTGGCCCCCACCTATGGCTTCAGGCCTGCAACTCCATGACTCTCAACTTTTCCTCCGAGGTTTCCTCTTCCTCAGGTGTGGAAAGCCCCATGCCTGTGCACACACCGTTCCCTCTGCCCAGCACAACTTTCCCACCTCGGCTTTCTGTGATCCCTTAGTCACCATTCAAGCCCCGGGTGAAAGAGCACCTCCCTGTGAAGCTGTAATACTGttaattataataagaaatacatatttggttttCATCTCATCCCTGGCACAGAACTCCGAAAACTCTTAGATTTTCCTAAGTGATCACATTGATAGAAGTGAAAGGAGCATTTTTGGCTCTTCCTAACAAGCCCCTTTGAATCACATTTAAGTTCACATTaacgatggggcacctggctggctcagtcggtcggttaagcatctgactttggctcaggcggtgatctcacagttcgtgggttctaaccccatgtcaggctctgtcctgacagctcagtgcctggagcctgattgagactctgtgtctccctctctctctgcccctcccccgacctGTTCTTGtcatccctctctctgtctcaaaaataaatgaacattaaaaaaataattttaagttcaCATTAATGAGGTCACTTTTGGAAAGCCTGGTTGCCGGGGGGAATGAACCACGTGACGAGAGCTGGAGACTGAGGTCTATCTCCAACGGCCAATGATTCAATCAATTGATCGTGTCCACATAATGAAggctctataaaaaaaaaacaccctagccaaagggttcagagagcttccactGGTCAACACGTGGAGGTGCTAGGAGAGTGGTGCACCCAGAGAGGGTCCTAAAGCCCCACTTCCCCCCTTCCCACAGACCTTGCCCTAAGCACCTCTTCCATCTGGTTGTTCTCGATCTGTATCCTTTATGATAAATtggtgatctagtaagtaaactgttttcctgagtttggtgagctgctctagcaaattaccAAACCTGAGGAGGAGGTCACGGGAACCTCTGGCTTATAGgtggttggtcagaagcacacGTGACACCCTGGACTTGTGACTGGCAtgtgaagtggggtggggggcagtcttgtgggactgagcccttcaccTGGAGGGTCCGATGCGAACTCCAGGTAGACTGTGTTAGAACTGAATGGGAACCCCACATTTGGTGCCATAAGTGAAGTGAGTAGTGCCTAGAGGAAAACAagagtttttttcctcttttagaaGCCCTCCCAGAATCTCTCCTAACCTGTGGAGTTACTGCTCACCTTATGCCTTATACAGCCTTTGCCCCACCACTTACTTGTTTGTttctgagtctgcccctcccccccactaggccctcccccagggcagggcagggttgatctttctttttctttctttctttctttctttctttctttctttctttctttctattagagagaaagagagagctttcttttttttttttatttgagagagagagagagagagagagagagagagagagagagagagagaatcttaagcaggctccacactccacactcagagcctgaggtggggcacgatcccacaaccctgggggatcatgacctgagccgaaatcaagaggcaagtactcaactgactgagccacccaggagccccagggttGATTTCTAATATGTATGATGCCTGTCTCACAAAATGCATCAATATATGTTTGATGGGGGCATCCATTCTTATGATCTTTGCAACAGCCCCATAAGGTGATCACTATTATATGACTTTACAGATGATGAGACTGATAGTTATAATGATATTAAACTGAACAGaggaaaaacatgtttaaaacaaacaggaaggggtgcctgggtggctcagtcggttaagcggccaacttcgtctcaggtcacgatctctcacggcttgtgagttcgagccccacatcgggctctgtgccgacagctcagagcctggagcctgcttcggattctgtgtctccctctctctctgcccctcccccacactctctctttctctctcaaaaataaacattaaaaaaaataaaaactaaaacgaGCAGGAAAAATGAGACAAAGGCAAGGGCGGATGGAAGTCAGTACAGAATATGAGAGTGTGAAGAAGTTCCTGTGATCAATGGCCTtgagaaactgaggttctgagaggtAAGTGCCTTGCTCAAGGTAATTCGGCAGGGATTTGAATTTGCCTCCACTCTTCCTAGCACTAAGAGTTGGCAACTCTGTTGCTTTGAATTAAAGCAGCACAACCATCTTGACCCAGAGATGCAGGTGAAATCGCTTCCATGGGGCCTCACAGAGAGGACGTGCCGTGTGGCAGTTAGCGGCTCCAGAGAGTCACAGAGCAGTCCCGTCAGCATAGGCGGACTGTATCCACCAACAGGCACCTTACGGCAACCCGTTCCCCGGTAGTATGGCGTGTGCCTGGGACAACCTCGCAGGGTCCTCTTTGACTCTCAGCCAGGCTTCTGACTGTGTGGGTGGCTGGGAGGTCAAGGTCACGTACTCTCATAGGCCCAAGATGGCCACTGGAGTGTGGGCTCGTGCTAGGGAACCAAGTGTTCAGCCAGCGGTTGGGCTGGGATAGGGGGTATCCTTCCAGGTCAGGGGCAAGCTTGAGAAGGATGGGGTTCAGATCCTTGTGTCCCTGCTCCTGGTTGCTCAGAAAGAGCAAGGTCAAAGGGCTCTGCAGAACACGGTAGGGGCCGCTTCAACCTACACACCTGGGTTGACAGGACTTTAAGTTCTCCACTGGCCCTTTTAGCTTGGTACATTCTAGAGCAGGTGAACCAAGCTGCCCCTTGGGCCTTCTAATTCTCAGTTCCGTCTCTACAGTACAGCTAGCTTGGGGCAGTGTAATTTCTGGAGTAGAAAATGGAGCGGCAGATGAGGGTCCGTGGCCCTGTTGCTGGAGTCAGACCTGGGTTCAGATTCCTGTTCTGCTGTGTGCCCTACATCAAACcacataacctctctgtgcctctataAGATGGTCCTAATCATAATACCCAGCATTGCCTGGCACATACGAAGGACCTAGTAAATGTTACCTGTTGTTACTACTATCAAATGTTACTCAAATAATGGTGGAGGTGATGTGCTGGGTGGGGCGAGAGGGGCTCTGACGGGATCCACAGGCAAAGAAGGATGCAGCTTTCTACCCCTTGCCAATCCCGAGCTGCTTGTCCCTCTGACACAGGAGCCCTGATCTCTGCCCAACCCACTAGCTTCCCAAGCAGTTTGTGTGCGAAAAACCCTTTCTTCAGGTGAAAGCATCTGAGGAAGCCAAAGTCTCTCTGCGTTCAAATCCTTAGCTGAAGGCCCCAGGTAGGTTACTTTATCTCTCGGGGCCACagctttctcatctctaaaatgccGATGATAACAGCACCTCCCTCACAGGGTTGTTGCTTAAAGGGAATGCCTGACGCGCAGTAACTGCTCGTATCCTCATGGAGGACAGAAAAGCTCAGAACTGCCCCAGGTGCAGTGAGAATGGGCTCTGGATCCCCACcttctcagctttctcatcttcTTCTCTACCTACAGGCTGCTCAGAAGGGACTCTGAGCACAGTGTGGCAGTCACCTGCCTGGTCCACTCCACGGGCACagtttccctcccctctctggaccCAGCTTCCCTTGGGTCCCAAATGGGGAGTACCATTgctgtcttccttccctccctacaGCCTGCTGAGGCACAGCAGCTGCCACCGGGGCAGAAAAGAGGCCTTTTGCGGGCCAGGCCTGACCACGAGGACTGCACTATGGGCCCCCTGAAACCTGGGCTGTACCTGGCTCAGTTGTGGACCTATATAGGTCAGATGGGGGTTCTAGGAACGACCTGCCCTGCTGCTGATTTTTTGTAGTTTCCCCATAGTACCCATAGGAGCGCAGCACGAGTCTGCTGTTTgctggtgggggtagggggagggagaaaaggccaCTCACCATTGAGCATTGGGGGTGTAGAAGGAGATCCCAAGGAGGATGAGTCATCTGAATCCAGGTACCACGTGGCTTCGTCCAAGCGGGACCTtctcctggggaggggagggaggttggGCTTCGTGAATCTCAGGACTATTGGGGAGGTAGATGATACTGGGGCGGGGGCTCTCTGGCACTCACCTCCCATTCTGAGCTTCCCCAGGCTTGGGGGAACTGGGGCCCCAGGCCCAGCATGCTCGCCGCTCTCCATTGCTGGAGTCCTCCAGACGTCTAGGGGACTGGCGGCCCCATGCCTGGCCTGGTTCAGCAGGCTCCACTGTGGGTAGAAAACCAAGAGGgtctgagctgaggtcaagagcccTGATCCTTGTCCTCCAATCATAAGAGTCTGGCTCCAGGGACAATTTCTTAGAAGATGGGGGATCAGGTGGGAACCCATACTATTCCGAGGGTGGGCTTTGGGCCACAGAGAATCTGAACAGAACTGGGATGGGGTAGGTAGGTTTGGGTTCTGGGGTTAGCAGTGGGGTGGGGTATCTCATCTAGTTCTCCAGTTGGCATTTGCTGTTTAGTAGTTCGCATGCTGTGGCAAACTTGCCTGGGTTTGCTGGCTCTGCCCCTCGTTAGCTATGTGACATTAGGCAagttactttttccatttttttcatctataaaacttACTTAGATCAAATAAATGCCGCCCAGGGCACGCAGAGATATCGGTCTAAACAGATAGGGGAGGGAGTCTGGGTGTGGGGAGTTAGGAGAAGACAGTGGGATCCAGCTCCCAGGGTAAGGTTTGACAGAAGGATATGGTGCTGAGGGGAAAAGCATGGGGAGAGGTTTCTTACACTGGATGGCCCGGAACCGGGGGAAGGTGGGCGAGTCCCCAGCCCCAACCTCGAAGACGTTTCTCCTCCGGTCCAGGCCGGGTGAGGCCTGCACGGTGATGCGGTGTTTGAAGtctggggttggggggaaagCAGGGTGCAGGTTTGTGGTGAACGAGAGCCAGGATTCCAACCCTCAAGAGCCCTCAGCCAGCTCCCAGGCCACGAAGGCAGTTCAGGCACGGTGGCTGCGTGACTGAAGCCGGGGTCACCGCTCTCCTGGGCCTCAGGCTCTCCATAAGAAAAGCGGACAGCCAGGACTCCACCAACCGAAGATTCCCCGGAGGCGACCCGCCCGGCGCCCACGGCCTTCCCCGAACTTTCATGAGCCCCGCCCCTCTCCGGGAGCAGCCACTCCCTGGCCGCCATGCAAATATTTCCGCCAGAGCCCGCCCACATGAGAAAACAACACTCCCGGCCCCACCCCTTCCAGCCTTCAGCTCACAGTCCCACCCACCAGCACCCCAGACCAATCCCAGTGAGGCCAGCACAAGCCCGACCCCACCTCTCCGCTCATAACCAATGACTGGGAGGCGCGCTAGGCCCCGCCCCTTACCGAGGGGCATGCTGATGCGCTCGCCGCCGTCTCGCGCGCGGAGCTTGCTGCGCTTGAAGGTGCCGCGGCGGCGGCGCACGTGCGGCCGCTCCCGGTCCACCTGCTGCAGCAGCAGCGTCAGCTCGCGCTCGAACACCTCCAGCTCCCACTGAGCCAGCAGGTGCTCGCGCCGCCGTAGCTGCTCTGCCTGTGACCGCTGCTCACGCGCCGCGCGGGTCAGCTCCTCCTCGCGGCTCAGAAGTTCCTGCGCCCGGGACAAGGAAGGTGGTGGGATCAGCCCAGTAAGGACCCTAGCGTCCGCCCCCACGGAGACCGTGGAGGCACTTCCCGGCCTCTCTTTCCAATCCCGTCACCCCGACCCCTCCCACCTTTTCCTTGGCCCGCAGTTCGTCGAAAAGGCCTTGGATCTCACGCTTCCAGCCTTCCTGCATGGAATGGAAGGAGTCCCGCGGCATTTCCCGCAGGACCTGCGCCTCTAGCGCCTCCAGCTGCTGCAGGATGGAGGCAAAGTCGGGCCTGCGGTGGGGGTCCTGCGCCCAGCAGTCTGGGGACACGAGTGGAGGGGGAACAGAATGAGAAAGGGTCTGTGGGTGGGCGTGTCCTGTGCCAAAGGGCTCTGCCCCACACCCTTCAGCCCCATATCCTTACCTGCCATGAGCTGTGCGAAGGGCTCAGGGCAGGTGGAAGGGATGGGCAGTGTGAGCTTGTTGACAGCTACTCCGTAGGCTACAGCAAGGCAGTCGATACCACGGTAGGGCACCTCCCCAGTCAGCAACTCCCACAGCAGCACCCCAAAACTGTAAGCAAGACAAAGGGTCTGTGTCCCGTCCTCTACTTACTTATTACTATTTCACCCCAAAGCAACTAGGAACCAAATGATTTGGGTCCCTCCCCCTGGGCTCTGCCTGTCTGCCCAGCCCTAGATTTTGGCAGCCACCTCTGCCCTCTTCAGCCCCACGGATGGCCTTGTCCTGTCTCTACCCAGGCCTCACCTCCAGACATCGCTGCCCTTAGAGAAAGTGGAGGCCTTGATAACCTCAGGGGCCATCCAGGCATAGGTGCCCGCAGCACTCATTTGTGTGGTTTTGTGCCACTCTCGGGCCAGTCCGAAGTCAGTGATCTTCAGGGTCTTGTGGTCCATGTCATCACCTTCAATGGGCTGCAGCAGCAGAActggggaagagggtggggggcaggactgTGGGTGCTCCATGCTCAGTTAGTGGGGACAAGGGAGGAGCTAGGAGCAAACCATCATCTCACAGACAGGCTGGCTAGGTACTGGAAGCACAGAGGTGATCTTGCTCTGGAGAACTCACAGCTGGAGGTTGGGGTAGAatcagacaaaaataataatgctggGAAACATTAATGGAGGGGCTACTTGAGGCCAGGCATTAAC is from Neofelis nebulosa isolate mNeoNeb1 chromosome 10, mNeoNeb1.pri, whole genome shotgun sequence and encodes:
- the MAP3K11 gene encoding mitogen-activated protein kinase kinase kinase 11, whose protein sequence is MEPLKNLFLKSPLGSWNGSGSGGGGGGGGGGWPEGSPKTAAYANPVWTALFDYEPSGQDELALRKGDRVEVLSRDAAISGDEGWWAGQVGGQVGIFPSNYVSRGGGPPPCEVASFQELRLEEVIGIGGFGKVYRGSWRGELVAVKAARQDPDEDISVTAESVRQEARLFAMLAHPNIIALKAVCLEEPNLCLVMEYAAGGPLSRALAGRRVPPHVLVNWAVQIARGMHYLHCEALVPVIHRDLKSNNILLLQPIEGDDMDHKTLKITDFGLAREWHKTTQMSAAGTYAWMAPEVIKASTFSKGSDVWSFGVLLWELLTGEVPYRGIDCLAVAYGVAVNKLTLPIPSTCPEPFAQLMADCWAQDPHRRPDFASILQQLEALEAQVLREMPRDSFHSMQEGWKREIQGLFDELRAKEKELLSREEELTRAAREQRSQAEQLRRREHLLAQWELEVFERELTLLLQQVDRERPHVRRRRGTFKRSKLRARDGGERISMPLDFKHRITVQASPGLDRRRNVFEVGAGDSPTFPRFRAIQLEPAEPGQAWGRQSPRRLEDSSNGERRACWAWGPSSPKPGEAQNGRRRSRLDEATWYLDSDDSSSLGSPSTPPMLNGNPPRPSPEPEEPRRPGPAERGSGSGTPKLIQRALLRGTALLASLGLGRDLQPPSPSPGGPGRERGEPSPIPRALLPTPSAAEPPPSQLIRFSPKRPDAPASPLSPDAPGPPTPAPLLLELGVPVGQLSAKSPRREEERRGSAVSPPPGISRSAPGTPGTPRSPPLGLISRPRPSPLRSRIDPWSFVSAGPRPSPLSSPQPAPRRAPWTLFPDSDPFWDSPPANPFRGGPQDCRAQTKDIGAQAPWAPEAGP